A stretch of Aminivibrio sp. DNA encodes these proteins:
- a CDS encoding protease complex subunit PrcB family protein → MKNVAALVLFLFTALMSPVNVGMVEAFAACGDDDGEVVAFVPVGKGSYGGVNDRRFMVVKSPDEWKELWGEINGNVLPLPPLPEIDFSRQALAAVFQGLKRTGGYSISVEAIIETGDRVTVFVREQEPGPQNLVTMALSSPWEVVVFPLPQKPVLFTSIQ, encoded by the coding sequence GTGAAAAATGTAGCGGCTCTGGTCCTTTTCCTTTTTACGGCCCTGATGTCCCCCGTAAATGTTGGGATGGTCGAGGCATTCGCCGCCTGTGGCGATGACGACGGTGAGGTAGTTGCTTTTGTTCCGGTGGGAAAGGGCAGCTATGGAGGGGTCAATGACAGGCGCTTCATGGTGGTGAAGTCCCCGGATGAGTGGAAGGAGCTGTGGGGCGAGATCAACGGCAACGTGCTTCCCCTTCCTCCCCTGCCGGAGATCGATTTTTCCCGCCAGGCTCTTGCCGCCGTGTTCCAGGGGCTCAAGCGGACCGGCGGCTATTCCATATCGGTGGAGGCCATCATCGAGACCGGCGACAGGGTGACGGTTTTTGTCCGCGAGCAGGAACCGGGGCCCCAGAACCTGGTCACCATGGCCCTTTCCAGTCCCTGGGAGGTCGTG